A DNA window from Equus quagga isolate Etosha38 chromosome 21, UCLA_HA_Equagga_1.0, whole genome shotgun sequence contains the following coding sequences:
- the HSPA13 gene encoding heat shock 70 kDa protein 13, protein MAGEMTILGSAVLTLLLAGYLAQQYLPLPTPKVIGIDLGTTYCSVGVFFPGSGKVKVIPDENGHISIPSMVSFTDRDVFVGYESLELADSNPQNTIYDAKRFIGKIFTPEELEAEIGRYPFKVLNKNGMVEFSVTSNETITVSPEYVGSRLLLKLKEMAEEYLGMPVANAVISVPAEFDLKQRNSTIEAANLAGLKILRVINEPTAAAMAYGLHKADVFHVLVIDLGGGTLDVSLLNKQGGMFLTRAMSGNNKLGGQDFNQRLLQYLYKQIYETYGFLPSRKEEIHRLRQAVEMVKLNLTLHQSAQLSVLLTVEEKDRKEPQSTDTELPKDRLSPSDGHPMNNVFEAGLSEKKSGESQVLFETEISRKLFDSINEDLFQKILVPIQQVLKEGHLEKTEIDEVVLVGGSTRIPRIRQVIQEFFGKDPNTSVDPDLAVVTGVAIQAGIDGGSWPLQVSALEIPNKHLQKTNFN, encoded by the exons ATGGCCGGAGAGATGACGATCTTAG GATCAGCTGTTTTGACTCTCCTGTTGGCTGGCTATTTGGCACAACAGTATTTACCACTGCCTACTCCTAAAGTGATTGGCATTGACCTTGGCACCACCTACTGTTCGGTTGGGGTGTTCTTTCCTGGCAGTGGGAAAGTAAAGGTCATCCCAGATGAAAATGGGCATATCAGCATACCCAGCATGGTGTCCTTTACTGACCGTGATGTGTTTGTGGGGTATGAAAGCTTAGAGCTGGCAGATTCAAATCCTCAGAATACAATATATGATGCCAAAAGATTCATAGGCAAGATTTTTACCCCAGAAGAGCTGGAGGCTGAAATTGGCAGATACCCATTTAAG gttttaaacaaaaatggaatggTTGAGTTTTCTGTGACAAGTAATGAGACCATCACAGTTTCCCCAGAATATGTTGGCTCTAGACTGTTGTTGAAATTGAAGGAAATGGCAGAGGAATACCTTGGAATGCCAGTCGCCAATGCTGTTATTTCTGTACCAGCAGAATTTGATCTAAAACAGAGAAATTCAACAATTGAAGCTGCTAACCTAGCAG GACTGAAGATCTTGAGGGTAATAAATGAACCCACAGCGGCAGCTATGGCCTATGGTCTCCACAAGGCTGATGTCTTTCATGTCTTGGTGATAGATTTGGGCGGAGGAACTCTAGATGTGTCATTGCTGAATAAACAAGGAGGAATGTTTCTAACCCGAGCAATGTCTG gAAACAATAAACTTGGAGGACAGGACTTCAATCAGAGATTGCTTCAGTACTTATATAAACAGATCTATGAAACCTATGGCTTCCTACCTTCTAGGAAAGAGGAAATTCACAGATTACGACAAGCCGTGGAAATGGTCAAATTAAATCTGACGCTTCATCAGTCTGCTCAGTTGTCAGTATTACTAACCGTGGAGGAAAAGGACAGGAAGGAACCTCAGAGTACTGACACTGAACTGCCAAAGGACAGGCTTTCCCCATCAGATGGCCACCCTATGAACAATGTGTTTGAAGCTGGCCTTTCTGAAAAGAAGAGTGGAGAAAGTCAAGTTTTATTTGAAACAGAAATATCACGGAAGCTTTTTGACTCCATTAATGAagatctcttccagaaaatactCGTCCCCATTCAGCAAGTATTAAAAGAAGGCCACCTGGAAAAGACTGAGATTGACGAGGTGGTTTTGGTTGGAGGCTCTACTCGCATTCCTCGAATCCGCCAGGTCATTCAGGAGTTCTTTGGAAAGGATCCCAACACGTCTGTAGACCCTGACCTGGCAGTGGTGACAGGAGTGGCTATCCAAGCGGGGATTGATGGAGGCTCTTGGCCTCTCCAAGTCAGTGCTTTGGAAATTCCCAATAAGCATTTACAGAAGACCAACTTCAACTGA